In Torulaspora delbrueckii CBS 1146 chromosome 1, complete genome, one genomic interval encodes:
- the BEM3 gene encoding GTPase-activating protein BEM3 (similar to Saccharomyces cerevisiae BEM3 (YPL115C); ancestral locus Anc_8.605): MADQTNSHTTLDLLAEYNDHTNQRDKAIEHIERRTVSEDNRPSYDDLFKENVKLKLQIQEQATEIESLIKVLEGIRGSKTTSEEVLLVKKAQNPESTVPAEVVLPPRSADRKRNAKNLRIPIPEHNESVESSSSSVPHIDVTSSMPSDGDPAEAESSEASEKGSRIELVTSPDNSMSNGSLATPQLDASPATSVQYTTSRISITSPHSPRRTAVQTRIRSPQSVNRVAAIINNQVHSPLRADSGLSIKLSEQFERSNSPSSSLVLRQEQSKESPASRTAALKLDDKQTEFSPGSKRNLNSFAEFLNDTFGEDDGSPTKNISKTIKPPPPPSFSSLPGGKDSPTSLKLGSPVILNRRDNATETDTNVANGSLRSPLIKNDTSDHSMDTAGHRIASSESLLVKSAGTTITSNLQVGTISDINRRHKRSVSSTKSPAQSLRSDIPLFVQPDEFASVRIEILSTLYLEAESATRQQQLLFSVIDQNSDKEIFKFSKSIHQLYELDGFLRPKLSSFVIPALPDRSAFDSLVPTKVDNRREMVSTYFHTLFNISDFPLGVDLRIAQFMSTDTVMNPLMLGDTVREGSLLMRRAKALSNGPNWRARYGVLGGEVLQLYDKGQSAERIRLRQSSIELLPNLPEDKYGTRNGFVINEHKQKGLSSTSRYFLCAETSKERELWVSAISEYIMNPLIPPSSSTGSISTGGDSGRSFPKAESSNGVDHIYVTDLTNEANQSNISGNSAASQQEIDESADYDRENRRMKMRSFFPFKKLTANALNLVNDDSETVESTESEPKFSDISIGRSLETMNLSSNTSSTNVVFGSSLEDCLQLSSHVYQGKYEIPSVVYRCLEFLYKNYGIQEEGIFRLSGSSALIKALQDQFDREYDIDLCNYNKNVKDASDSSSGAYIDVNTVSGLLKLYLRRLPHLIFGEENYTSFKDIVDRNNANPEKIAIDSRELIRSGAIKEANLSLMYALFELLVRIQENNACNKMNLRNLCIVFSPTLNIPVTILQPLIVDFNCIFKNEPPVKKLTGRE, encoded by the coding sequence ATGGCAGATCAAACTAACTCACATACTACTTTGGACTTACTGGCCGAGTATAATGATCATACGAACCAGAGAGATAAGGCCATAGAGCATATTGAGAGAAGAACAGTAAGTGAGGACAACAGACCGTCTTATGACGATCTTTTTAAAGAGAACGTTAAGCTAAAGCTACAGATTCAAGAGCAAGCTACTGAAATAGAGAGCTTGATTAAGGTTTTAGAAGGTATAAGAGGCTCTAAGACAACTTCAGAAGAAGTTCTCCTTGTGAAAAAGGCACAGAATCCGGAATCGACCGTTCCTGCAGAGGTCGTTTTACCACCAAGGTCAGCAGATAGAAAGAGAAATGCCAAAAACCTAAGGATTCCGATCCCTGAACATAACGAATCTGTCGAatcatcttcctcaagCGTGCCCCATATTGATGTAACCTCAAGTATGCCAAGTGATGGTGACCCTGCGGAGGCAGAGAGCTCGGAGGCAAGCGAGAAAGGTTCGAGAATTGAATTAGTAACTTCACCAGATAATTCGATGTCAAACGGGAGTCTCGCTACACCTCAGTTAGATGCTAGTCCTGCAACCTCCGTTCAGTACACgacatcaagaatttcaattaCCTCACCACATAGCCCTCGCCGGACCGCAGTTCAAACTCGCATACGTTCACCTCAAAGTGTCAATCGAGTTGCAGCAATCATTAATAATCAGGTGCATTCTCCCTTGAGGGCGGATTCCGGCTTGAGCATCAAGCTCTCTGAGCAATTTGAACGCTCCAACAGCCCTTCATCGTCCTTAGTCCTACGGCAGGAACAGTCTAAGGAAAGTCCGGCATCAAGAACTGCCGCGTTGAAACTCGACGACAAGCAAACTGAATTTTCACCTGGCTCCAAGCGTAATCTAAACAGCTTTGCAGAGTTTCTAAATGACACCTTTGGCGAGGATGATGGGTCCCCAACGAAGAACATCTCAAAGACAATAAAGCCTCCTCCTCCACCTTCATTCAGTTCGTTACCGGGAGGTAAAGATTCTCCAACATCTCTGAAGCTTGGATCGCCTGTGATTCTGAATAGGAGAGATAATGCGACTGAAACTGATACTAATGTAGCGAACGGTTCACTACGCTCTCCGCTAATCAAGAATGACACATCAGATCATTCAATGGATACAGCGGGTCACAGGATAGCATCATCTGAGAGCCTTTTGGTGAAGTCGGCAGGAACGACAATCACTTCTAATTTACAGGTTGGAACGATCTCAGATATTAATAGACGACATAAAAGAAGTGTGAGCTCTACCAAATCACCCGCGCAGTCACTCAGGTCTGATATACCGCTTTTTGTGCAACCTGATGAATTTGCAAGTGTcagaattgaaattttgagcACTCTGTATCTCGAGGCAGAATCTGCAACCAGGCAGCAGCAGTTGCTATTCAGCGTTATCGATCAGAATTCTGATAAGgagatcttcaagttttcgAAGTCCATTCATCAGCTCTACGAACTTGATGGCTTCCTGAGACCTAAGCTCTCGTCTTTTGTCATTCCAGCTCTTCCAGATAGAAGTGCATTTGACAGCCTTGTTCCTACCAAAGTTGATAACAGACGTGAGATGGTAAGCACTTATTTTCACACACTCTTTAACATTTCAGATTTTCCTCTAGGTGTTGATCTTCGAATCGCACAATTTATGAGTACAGACACAGTAATGAACCCACTGATGTTAGGTGATACAGTTAGAGAAGGGTCACTTTTAATGAGAAGGGCAAAGGCCTTGAGTAATGGGCCCAACTGGAGAGCGCGCTACGGGGTACTTGGTGGTGAAGTTTTACAGCTATATGATAAGGGACAGTCGGCAGAGCGAATCAGATTAAGACAGTCTTCGATTGAGCTACTCCCCAATCTTCCCGAAGACAAATATGGAACCAGAAATGGTTTTGTAATCAATGAGCATAAACAAAAAGGTCTTTCAAGCACCTCGAGATATTTTCTGTGTGCAGAAACGTCTAAGGAACGAGAATTGTGGGTTTCCGCGATCAGTGAGTATATTATGAACCCTCTGATCCCACCATCTTCTAGCACAGGTAGCATTAGTACTGGCGGAGACAGTGGACGGTCCTTTCCTAAGGCCGAGAGCTCAAATGGAGTTGACCATATCTATGTGACAGATCTAACGAACGAGGCAAACCAGTCCAATATAAGTGGAAACTCTGCAGCTTCTCAACAGGAGATAGATGAAAGTGCAGACTATGATAGAGAAAACAGAAGAATGAAAATGAGGAGCTTCTTCCCTTTCAAAAAGTTAACCGCGAACGCTTTAAATTTGGTAAATGACGACAGTGAAACTGTTGAGTCAACTGAGTCGGAACCCAAATTTTCTGACATCTCGATTGGGAGATCTTTAGAGACAATGAATCTAAGCAGTAATACATCAAGCACGAACGTTGTCTTCGgatcttctttggaagacTGTTTACAGCTCAGCTCTCACGTTTACCAAGGAAAATATGAAATTCCCAGCGTTGTATACCGATGTTTGGAATTTCTTTACAAGAATTATGGTATTCAGGAGGAGGGTATATTCAGGCTCAGTGGCTCTAGTGCACTGATCAAGGCATTAcaagatcaatttgatagagAATACGATATTGATTTATGCAACTACAACAAGAACGTCAAAGATGCGAGCGACTCATCAAGCGGTGCTTACATTGATGTCAACACTGTCAGTGGTTTATTGAAACTCTATTTGCGGAGGCTCCCACATCTGATATTCGGGGAAGAAAACTATACGTCATTCAAAGATATTGTGGACAGAAACAATGCTAACCCTGAGAAAATAGCTATTGATTCCAGGGAACTGATACGCAGTGGTGCCATCAAAGAGGCAAACTTATCACTAATGTATGCTTTATTTGAGCTGCTGGTAAGGATACAAGAGAACAACGCTTGCAATAAGATGAATTTAAGGAACTTGTGCATTGTTTTTTCTCCAACTTTGAATATCCCGGTGACAATTCTACAGCCTTTAattgttgatttcaactgtatcttcaagaatgaaCCTCCGGTTAAAAAACTGACAGGGAGAGAATAG
- the PEX25 gene encoding Pex25p (similar to Saccharomyces cerevisiae PEX25 (YPL112C) and PEX27 (YOR193W); ancestral locus Anc_8.601), which yields MTDTSSTLYPYQIQDEDQYRNNHYGHFASLSAAGNAFNMSSPVKDEKRLQPIVMTDQEVEEDQSQLLASPMDKSIIVRRIDVLEYLVNSLAGKDKLTKILKYTLDLLRLLISNSRAGITKWDPTVLLYYKKVLKNFSVRSVIRHPVTISKILLVAIFENFESKANFVSQQLSTYRYILRFGGTPFRIVKMLQKVQQTEFDRVKLQEIWFNESSLRDFLDLYYGICDEMVLLHKLKVWSHPGLFNWFSRHEVLSWQYDIVLSLKDNWMKLETIQKKIIELNIQSQVRSKALKLSANLQGSPGYTSPIRRQLLNDLNSGNGNELDIQQRIEQLKQERKITYLDLTRLTFDCLANCTDVFSIKTPPGTYAILSLCSGITGLTKLWINAKKELLKQSDS from the coding sequence ATGACTGATACCAGTTCAACTTTGTACCCGTACCAGATTCAGGACGAGGATCAATATAGGAATAATCATTATGGTCATTTTGCCTCTTTATCTGCTGCTGGGAACGCGTTTAATATGTCATCGCCTGTTAAAGACGAAAAAAGGTTGCAACCAATTGTAATGACTGACCAGGAAGTCGAGGAAGACCAATCTCAGTTACTTGCATCTCCCATGGATAAATCTATCATTGTTAGACGTATTGATGTGCTCGAATATTTGGTCAATTCGCTAGCTGGGAAGGATAAACTTACCAAGATTCTCAAATATACCTTGGATCTGCTGAGATTACTTATCAGTAATTCGCGCGCTGGGATCACCAAATGGGATCCCACTGTGCTTCTGTATTACAAGAAAGTGCTAAAGAATTTTAGTGTACGTTCCGTGATTAGACACCCAGTGACGATATCGAAGATCCTTCTGGTAGCTATatttgaaaactttgaatCCAAGGCAAATTTTGTTAGTCAACAACTAAGCACATACCGTTATATCCTGCGATTTGGTGGCACTCCATTCCGGATAGTAAAGATGTTGCAGAAGGTGCAACAGACGGAGTTTGATCGCGTCAAGTTGCAGGAAATATGGTTTAATGAGAGCTCACTTCGGGACTTTTTGGATCTTTACTATGGGATCTGTGACGAAATGGTTCTGTTACATAAGTTAAAAGTGTGGTCCCATCCGGGACTGTTCAATTGGTTTTCCAGGCACGAAGTACTCTCTTGGCAGTACGATATCGTTTTGAGCTTGAAGGATAATTGGATGAAATTAGAAACGATTCAGaaaaaaatcattgaatTGAACATTCAATCACAGGTGAGAAGtaaagctttgaaattaTCGGCAAATCTGCAAGGGTCCCCCGGTTACACATCGCCAATACGCAGACAATTGCTCAACGATCTAAATAGCGGAAACGGTAACGAGCTTGACATTCAACAGCGCATTGAACAACTCAAACAGGAAAGGAAAATCACATACTTGGATCTAACTAGACTCACTTTCGACTGTCTCGCCAACTGTACAGACGTTTTCAGCATAAAAACTCCACCGGGCACTTATGCAATCCTATCGCTATGTTCCGGTATCACAGGTCTTACAAAATTGTGGATTAATGCTAAGAAAGAGCTATTAAAACAATCggattcttga
- the LIP5 gene encoding lipoate synthase (similar to Saccharomyces cerevisiae LIP5 (YOR196C); ancestral locus Anc_8.606) — translation MLRSGGQKGLFRSHGCCRLISTTKANPITDSKPKRRRATVFKDSLNKGPSFEEFLSGRAADYALDPLERARQNAEEAKRLPKWLKVPIPKGSNYHKLKKDVADLKLSTVCEEARCPNIGECWGGDDKSKATATIMLLGDTCTRGCRFCSVKTNRTPSKPDPKEPENTAEAVSRWGLGYVVLTTVDRDDLVDGGSNHLAETVRKIKQKAPKILVETLSGDFRGDLGMVDIMARSGLDVYAHNMETVEALTPHVRDRRATYRQSLSVLKRAKETVPTLITKTSIMLGLGESEEQIVQTLKDLREIGCDVITFGQYMRPTKRHMKVVEYVTPEKFDYWKQKALELGFLYCASGPLVRSSYKAGEAFIENVLRNRERK, via the coding sequence ATGTTGCGTAGTGGGGGACAAAAAGGTCTCTTTAGGTCGCACGGTTGTTGTAGACTGATTTCGACGACGAAAGCTAATCCCATAACTGATTCAAAGCCTAAGAGGAGAAGAGCTACTGTTTTCAAGGATAGTTTAAATAAAGGTCCCagttttgaagagtttttatCTGGACGGGCAGCAGATTATGCCTTGGATCCACTAGAGAGGGCAAGACAAAACGCCGAAGAGGCCAAGAGATTGCCCAAATGGCTTAAAGTTCCAATTCCCAAGGGCTCAAACTATCataagttgaagaaagatgtGGCAGATCTTAAGTTAAGTACTGTGTGTGAAGAAGCAAGATGTCCGAATATTGGAGAATGTTGGGGTGGTGATGACAAGTCTAAGGCTACTGCGACGATCATGTTACTGGGAGATACTTGTACTCGTGGATGTCGTTTCTGTTCGGTGAAGACCAACAGAACTCCATCCAAGCCGGATCCAAAGGAACCAGAAAATACAGCAGAAGCTGTTTCTCGTTGGGGATTGGGATATGTTGTCTTGACTACAGTGGACAGGGATGATCTTGTTGACGGTGGTTCCAATCATTTGGCTGAGACTGTGAGGAAAATCAAACAAAAGGCACCAAAGATCTTGGTGGAAACTCTTTCGGGAGATTTCAGAGGAGATCTCGGAATGGTCGATATTATGGCCAGAAGTGGGCTTGACGTTTACGCTCATAATATGGAGACTGTAGAGGCACTTACCCCTCATGTCAGAGACAGAAGAGCTACTTATAGACAATCCTTGAGTGTTTTAAAGAGAGCGAAGGAGACTGTACCAACGTTAATTACCAAGACATCGATAATGCTTGGTCTCGGAGAgtctgaagaacaaatcgTACAAACTCTCAAGGATTTACGTGAAATTGGGTGTGATGTGATAACATTCGGTCAATATATGAGACCTACTAAGAGACATATGAAGGTTGTCGAGTACGTGACACCGGAGAAATTCGATTATTGGAAACAAAAAGCTCTAGAACTAGGTTTCCTCTACTGTGCATCAGGGCCGCTGGTCAGATCTTCATACAAAGCAGGTGAAGCTTTCATAGAGAACGTTTTGAGGAACAGGGAAAGAAAATAG
- the CAR1 gene encoding arginase (similar to Saccharomyces cerevisiae CAR1 (YPL111W); ancestral locus Anc_8.600) codes for MDAEQAPTYNYFKNKELALVLAPFAGGQGHVGVENGPKYMLQHGLESQLQELGWKTTIERPLDNESIVKKMLQDTSKDAYGHIKRPNLVGEATELIYKTVKKSLQEGKFPLTLGGDHSIAIGTVSGVLDKFPDAGLLWIDAHADINTLESTESGNLHGCPVSFLMGLDKDNECPEALKWVPGNLRPEKIAYIGLRDIDAGEKKILRELGIKAFSMYHVDRYGINNVIEMALKAINPDGKGPVMCSYDVDAVDPLFVPATGTPVRGGLTLREALFLSERLAETGDLVALDVVECNPALATHDLHIVDTISAGCAIARCALGETLI; via the coding sequence ATGGACGCCGAACAAGCCCCAACATACAATtacttcaaaaacaaagaattAGCATTGGTGCTTGCACCTTTTGCTGGTGGCCAGGGCCATGTCGGTGTTGAAAATGGACCAAAATATATGTTACAACATGGTTTGGAATCTCAACTGCAAGAGCTCGGTTGGAAAACTACTATTGAACGTCCACTTGACAACGAATCCATCGTGAAAAAAATGCTCCAGGATACTTCCAAGGATGCATATGGTCATATTAAACGTCCTAACCTGGTTGGAGAAGCCACTGAACTTATTTACAAGACAGTGAAGAAAAGTCTACAAGAGGGAAAGTTCCCATTGACACTTGGAGGAGATCACTCTATCGCCATTGGTACAGTTTCGGGAGTATTGGACAAATTTCCAGACGCTGGACTGCTTTGGATCGATGCACACGCAGATATTAACACATTAGAGTCTACAGAATCAGGAAACCTTCACGGTTGCCCTGTATCATTCCTAATGGGTCTTGACAAGGACAATGAATGCCCTGAAGCACTCAAATGGGTTCCAGGTAACTTAAGACCGGAAAAGATTGCATATATTGGACTCAGAGATATCGATGCGggtgaaaagaagatcCTACGTGAACTCGGCATTAAAGCTTTCTCCATGTACCACGTTGACCGTTACGGAATCAATAACGTTATTGAAAtggctttgaaagctatTAACCCTGATGGTAAGGGACCAGTAATGTGCTCTTACGATGTCGACGCAGTCGACCCACTGTTCGTTCCAGCTACCGGGACCCCAGTAAGAGGAGGACTAACTCTAAGAGAAGCATTGTTTCTGTCCGAGAGACTAGCAGAAACAGGAGACCTGGTAGCACTCGACGTAGTCGAGTGCAATCCTGCCTTGGCAACTCATGATCTACATATTGTTGATACAATCTCAGCCGGCTGTGCCATCGCCAGATGTGCGCTGGGTGAAACACTAATCTAA
- the TOA1 gene encoding transcription initiation factor IIA large subunit (similar to Saccharomyces cerevisiae TOA1 (YOR194C); ancestral locus Anc_8.603): MSNPEASRVYEVIVDSVVNEVREDFENAGIDEQTLQDLKRVWQLKLSETRVANFSWDPQEKSFQQPIASVGNGSDFLGSENNAVPSEYSLNNESQGLVLPGFSNDDSNKIDTTSSEQRSQEKMNVNGDDGAEVKDDEEEQYVKKETEGKSGGSQEIELSLSYNNGQEADILKQEAKKAKRSALLDTDEVGSELDDSDDDYLISEGEEDGPDENLMLCLYDKVTRTKARWKCSLKDGIATVNRKDYTFQKSQVEAEWV, encoded by the coding sequence ATGTCGAATCCAGAGGCCAGCAGGGTTTATGAGGTCATTGTGGACTCAGTAGTGAATGAAGTGCGggaagattttgaaaacGCGGGAATCGACGAACAGACATTgcaggatttgaaaagagtgTGGCAGTTGAAGCTTTCCGAAACTAGGGTAGCCAATTTTAGCTGGGATCCTCAGGAAAAGAGTTTTCAACAACCGATAGCCAGCGTGGGGAATGGCAGTGATTTCTTGGGGAGCGAAAATAATGCTGTACCCTCAGAATACTCTCTGAACAATGAGTCGCAGGGCTTAGTTTTACCAGGGTTCTCTAATGACGATTCAAACAAAATCGATACTACATCGTCAGAGCAACGATCGCAGGAAAAGATGAATGTGAATGGAGACGATGGAGCGGAGGTCaaggatgacgaagaagaacaatatgtgaagaaagagacagAGGGGAAGTCGGGAGGTTCACAGGAAATTGAATTATCGCTGTCCTATAACAACGGGCAAGAAGCTGATATCCTAAAACAGGAGGCTAAAAAGGCCAAGAGAAGTGCACTGCTTGATACAGACGAAGTTGGATCGGAATTGGACGACTCTGATGACGATTACCTGATTTCCGAgggtgaagaagatggacCTGACGAGAATCTGATGCTATGCCTATACGATAAAGTGACAAGGACTAAAGCGCGTTGGAAATGTAGTTTGAAGGATGGGATTGCGACGGTGAATCGTAAGGACTATACtttccaaaaatctcaaGTCGAAGCGGAATGGGTATGA
- the SLK19 gene encoding Slk19p (similar to Saccharomyces cerevisiae SLK19 (YOR195W); ancestral locus Anc_8.604), with amino-acid sequence MRSSSPKTNNFEMSDERGMEDPVGGLSSMPTTPVQKTPIRGSNNEEAVTSVVLMRSATRLKVHPHGLSAKKKLEECESVQGSLEVPVVVEQWTDRSLDCVRRSEEEGKQNALERIDINRMFSTSQENVEGVEEPMIRMNRSPLRLDMSSPIKTNTIDDEGPQPKRLKLELECVPSLPQPDDEKDGANELVGSPEVIEMIDTKSSPMREFSHAECEEHRNEGFDGTPRRRISSLHTLTPIRKNTDEIYNLSDGAELGEGYHMITSRNEELAKQVHVLNQKLNKMMTSCDVAFFHYKKMKADYETLSVDCEQKLNKSYEEVLALIKERDRFKERAYKLKTRIDESTDEFHMLKQNQSILQGKYETLINESETSKQRETELGVECSSLKGEVARCSKERQLLDEELKNVSTQLHDVTTRNTMLEDHNEKLREEISDLKERLTTKNGELERLQKQLDETISAGKGANDEVLAELNEVIAQRANLEAELEALRVASEADGNKLRDQLHEAVTRSNLMVLEVQELKDHSDGLQAGLNARVSEIEQMSKKIEELNDDAEIGKAEIKELQEDKLELERTNACLESSIAELEDSVRNWQAKYHEQEEKDKISLELESIQLKNNNIEAEHLAELEQLHSNLSSLQDALKENSDVITDLKNLNEKLREDNKAFEKKYQEALKNESRESDLRLVEALKKEVIAWKEKYQLKEQESNKSLKLLAEDLYIQYSSKHEQKVKLLKKGYETKFQSKLDKITLQNEGLTQEIDLLKNQLASERKEKQKLLEVLESRKS; translated from the coding sequence atgagatcaagTAGTCCGAAAACAAACAACTTTGAGATGTCTGATGAGCGTGGTATGGAGGATCCAGTGGGGGGTCTTAGCAGCATGCCGACTACCCCAGTTCAAAAGACACCCATACGGGGTTCTAATAATGAAGAGGCCGTGACTAGTGTGGTTCTAATGCGGTCTGCTACACGGTTGAAAGTACATCCGCATGGATTGTcagcgaagaagaagctagaAGAGTGTGAGTCTGTTCAGGGGTCTCTTGAGGTACCGGTGGTTGTCGAGCAGTGGACGGATAGGTCGTTGGACTGCGTTAGGAGGAGTGAAGAGGAGGGGAAGCAGAACGCGTTAGAGAGAATTGATATCAATCGAATGTTCTCGACGAGTCAGGAAAATGTCGAAGGTGTGGAAGAGCCTATGATTCGTATGAACCGCTCGCCTTTGAGGCTTGATATGAGCTCGCCGATCAAGACAAATACGATTGATGACGAAGGTCCACAACCAAAGAGACTGAAACTGGAATTAGAATGTGTACCAAGTTTGCCACAACCagatgatgagaaggaTGGCGCTAATGAGCTTGTTGGCTCACCTGAGGTTATTGAGATGATAGATACGAAGAGCAGTCCAATGAGGGAGTTTAGTCACGCTGAATGTGAGGAACATAGAAACGAAGGGTTTGATGGAACTCCTAGACGACGTATCTCCAGTTTGCATACTTTAACTCCTATACGCAAGAACACTGATGAGATATATAATCTTTCGGACGGTGCTGAATTAGGTGAAGGATATCATATGATTACTAGTCGAAATGAAGAGTTGGCCAAACAAGTCCACGTACTAAATCAGAAGTTAAATAAGATGATGACAAGTTGTGATGTCGCTTTTTTCCATTACAAGAAAATGAAGGCTGATTACGAGACCCTGTCAGTAGACTGTGAAcagaaattgaataagAGCTATGAAGAAGTGCTAGCGTTAATAAAGGAACGGGACAGGTTTAAAGAAAGGGCCTACAAGTTAAAAACCCGCATAGATGAGTCAACCGATGAGTTCCATATGCTCAAGCAGAATCAATCTATTCTACAAGGTAAATATGAAACGCTTATCAACGAGTCTGAAACTAGCAAGCAAAGGGAAACCGAGCTGGGTGTTGAGTGCTCTTCCCTGAAGGGAGAGGTAGCGAGATGTTCAAAAGAACGTCAGcttttggatgaagagctgaagaatGTTTCGACTCAACTGCATGATGTTACTACTCGCAATACTATGCTTGAAGATCATAACGAAAAGTTAAGGGAAGAGATATCTGACTTAAAAGAAAGACTCACAACTAAAAATGGCGAGTTAGAAAGGTTGCAAAAGCAGCTAGATGAAACGATAAGTGCCGGAAAAGGggcaaatgatgaagtatTGGCAGAACTCAACGAAGTGATAGCCCAGAGAGCAAATCTAGAAGCTGAACTCGAGGCTTTAAGAGTAGCTTCCGAAGCTGACGGGAACAAGCTGAGAGATCAATTACATGAAGCGGTAACGCGTTCAAACTTGATGGTTTTAGAAGTACAGGAGCTTAAGGATCATTCCGATGGGCTCCAGGCAGGACTGAATGCAAGAGTATCTGAAATTGAGCAAATGAgtaaaaaaattgaagaactcaatgatgatgcaGAAATTGGGAAAGCAGAGATAAAGGAGTTGCAAGAGGATAAACTAGAGTTAGAACGTACAAATGCGTGTTTGGAGAGTTCTATCGCAGAATTAGAAGACAGTGTGAGAAACTGGCAGGCAAAGTACCACGAACAAGAGGAGAAAGATAAGATTTCGCTCGAACTCGAAAGCATACAGTTAAAAAATAACAATATTGAGGCAGAACATTTAGCAGAGTTAGAGCAATTGCATAGTAATTTGAGCTCTCTTCAagatgctttgaaggaaaattCAGACGTTATCACTgatctgaaaaatctaAATGAAAAGCTGAGAGAAGATAataaagcttttgaaaaaaaatatcagGAGGCTCTGAAGAATGAATCTAGAGAATCTGATCTCCGACTCGTTGAAGCATTAAAAAAAGAAGTGATAGCATGGAAAGAAAAGTATCAGTTGAAGGAGCAAGAATCGaacaaatcattgaaactTCTTGCCGAAGATCTCTACATTCAGTACTCATCAAAACATGAACAAAAAGTGAAATTACTGAAAAAGGGCTACGAGACGAAGTTTCAGAGCAAGCTAGACAAGATTACACTGCAAAATGAAGGTCTCACACAGGAAATtgatttattgaaaaatcaattggCATCTGAGAGGAAGGAGAAGCAAAAGCTGCTTGAGGTGCTTGAGTCAAGGAAAAGTTAG